The region ATGGTAAAATAACCTCCAGTTTTTAGCAAGCGACGGGCTTCTTTAAAAATCTCTTTGGCCGGTTTCTGGGGTAATTCATGAAATAATAAAAAAGAAGACACTAAGTCCAAGGAATTATCAGGTAAATTAGTTGATTCTGCCGCCCCATGTAACCACTTAATTGAAGTATTTCGTAGTTGACTACGATAGTGAGCAACTGCTAAATGATAAGGGGATAAATCAAGTCCAGTTACAGTTGCTTGGGGATAGATTTCTTGTAGAGAAAAGGTACTTATTCCCACACTACATCCGATGTCTAAAATAGCTTGAGGTGTGATCAATAATTGCTCTTTTAGTACCTCATGATAATTATGACGTAAATGGGGATCTCCCTTGACTCCTTCCCCTGGCCAAATATTAGCATGAACCGCATAAGCTGCAGATTCTACTTCTAAAGCAGAAGTCCAGTTTAAATTACCTTTTTCGTAAGCATGAAAGGAACATAAATAATAATCAGGATAGACTAAATTAGAATTTTCTACTATTTGTAATTCTTTTTCCCAGTCATGTTGACGTAGTTGACGCACATTTTCTCGCCAAGGAACCCCTATTTTTTCAGCACGGTTGATAATCATTTCTCGCGCTTGATATTTAGCAAAATTGGCTAGGGGTTTAATGCCTAAGATACCGTTAATTAAACGGGTTGTTAAATCGGTTTGAGGTGATAATGGATTAACTGTCATAGATTACGTACACATCAAGAGTGCTTTTGTGTCTTATTATACTTCCTTTAGACACAACTTTTCACCTTGCATTTACAGCAAGATAACAAGTATCTTCATCGGCTTCTTATATACATATTAAAAATTAATTCAATAGATGACAATGGCTTTCAACATAGTCTAAACTCCCATAAAATAGCAATCCACAATAAACTAGATAAATAGTTCAACAGAGTTAAGGT is a window of Aphanothece sacrum FPU1 DNA encoding:
- a CDS encoding class I SAM-dependent methyltransferase; protein product: MTVNPLSPQTDLTTRLINGILGIKPLANFAKYQAREMIINRAEKIGVPWRENVRQLRQHDWEKELQIVENSNLVYPDYYLCSFHAYEKGNLNWTSALEVESAAYAVHANIWPGEGVKGDPHLRHNYHEVLKEQLLITPQAILDIGCSVGISTFSLQEIYPQATVTGLDLSPYHLAVAHYRSQLRNTSIKWLHGAAESTNLPDNSLDLVSSFLLFHELPQKPAKEIFKEARRLLKTGGYFTMMDMNPRAEAFQKMPPYVMTLLKSTEPYLDEYFSLDVENELVEAGFESPKITPISPRHRTIVAQVKG